In Streptococcus mitis, the DNA window TAAAAATGATGGGCTTAAACGTTCCGGTTTATGACTATCCTATTGAGCTTAAAGAGTTTTATGGTCGAAAGATTTATGCAGGTATTTTAGGAGAGATTGTGAATATACCTGATAATTGGGGAAAATTTATTAAGCCTAAAGCTGGTTCAAAAGTCTTTACTGGAAGAGTTGTTAATGGAACACATGATTTAATAGGTATTGGTCTACCTTTCGATTATCCTATATGGATTAGTGAGGTTGTAGAATTCATAGCTGAATGGCGCTGTTTTGTGTTAGATAGTCAAGTATTAGATGTTCGCCCCTATACAGGTGATTATCATGCACATTTTGATGCAAGTGTAATTGATGAAGCCATATCATGTTGGAAAGATGCTCCAGTCGCTTATGGGCTAGATATCGGTGTTACTCGCGATGGCAGAACACTTGTTGTTGAAGTAAAT includes these proteins:
- a CDS encoding ATP-grasp domain-containing protein; the protein is MVVYIRQSKLPSEVSINKYNAQVGAYLQGEEVILYQSFSEIKQLTSDDIVVDYITETRALLKMMGLNVPVYDYPIELKEFYGRKIYAGILGEIVNIPDNWGKFIKPKAGSKVFTGRVVNGTHDLIGIGLPFDYPIWISEVVEFIAEWRCFVLDSQVLDVRPYTGDYHAHFDASVIDEAISCWKDAPVAYGLDIGVTRDGRTLVVEVNDGYALGNYGLSPLNSVNFHKARWKEMVKPYFEKDDVFKIQQDIIF